The DNA sequence GAGCATATCGCCACACGCGGCGAACGGGTGTTGGAGATTGCAGACGGCAGAATATTGGAGTAAATAGAGGCAGTATTGAGGAAAAGACTGTGAAGATTTTTTTGGATGGTAAATATGTTTCGGAAGACGAGGCGAAGATTTCGGTCTTTGACCACGGATTGTTGTATGGCGACGGTGTTTTTGAAGGAATCCGCGTGTACAACGGACGAATTTTCCGTCTCGACCAGCATCTGGATCGGCTCTTCAATTCGGCGAAAGCAATCATGCTGGCGATTCCGCTGGCGCGGGAGCAACTCGTCGAGGCGTGCTGCGAGACGTGCCGGCAGAACAAACTGAAAGACGGTTACATTCGGCTCGTCGTCACGCGCGGCGTCGGCTACCTCGGATTGAACCCGTTCCGTTGCAAGAACCCGACCATCTTCATTATCGCGGATCGAATTGAACTGTATCCCGAGGAAGCTTACCGCAAGGGGTTGAAGCTGATCACCGCGAGCACCCAGCGGACGAATCCGGCGGCAGTCAGTCCGTCGATCAAGTCGCTAAACTACCTCAATAATATCCTGGCGAAGATCGAAGCCGTGAACGCCGGCGTGGTCGAGGCAATTATGCTTAACGCACAGGGACATGTCGCTGAATGTACCGGCGATAACATTTTCATTGTCCGCGGCGGCAGGCTCGAAACGCCACCCGTCAGCGCGGGCGCGCTCATTGGCATCACGCGACAGGTCGTGATCGAGCTGGCCGCGAAGCGCAAGATTGTGGTCAGTGAGCCGAACCTGACGCGTTACGATCTGGCGACGGCGGACGAAGTTTTTCTCACGGGTACAGCGGCGGAGATCGTTCCCGTCTCGAGCATCGATGGGCGGATCATCGGTTCCGGGCGGCCGGGCCACCTGACCTTGAAATTGACGGAGGACTTCCGTAAGTTGACGCGTTCCGAGGGAACGCCGATCGGGGTGAAGTAACACATGGTCTGCGACAT is a window from the Verrucomicrobiia bacterium genome containing:
- the ilvE gene encoding branched-chain-amino-acid transaminase; translated protein: MKIFLDGKYVSEDEAKISVFDHGLLYGDGVFEGIRVYNGRIFRLDQHLDRLFNSAKAIMLAIPLAREQLVEACCETCRQNKLKDGYIRLVVTRGVGYLGLNPFRCKNPTIFIIADRIELYPEEAYRKGLKLITASTQRTNPAAVSPSIKSLNYLNNILAKIEAVNAGVVEAIMLNAQGHVAECTGDNIFIVRGGRLETPPVSAGALIGITRQVVIELAAKRKIVVSEPNLTRYDLATADEVFLTGTAAEIVPVSSIDGRIIGSGRPGHLTLKLTEDFRKLTRSEGTPIGVK